AGGGCCGGGTACATGTTCGGTCCCGACATGGACGTCAGGCTGTTCTCCCAGCTCTCGGAGTTCGAGTCGGACTTCGCGCTGACGGGGGAGACGGAGAGCGGGGAGCTCACGGCCAACATGCTCTTCTCCTGGCGCTACAGGCCCGGCAGCATGCTGTACCTGCTGGGGGAGAACAGGTACGACGAGGAGGATGACGGCGGGTTCGGCTCCCCGGACCTGGGCATATTCGCGAAGCTGACCTGGTTCCTCCCCGTCTAGTCCGGTGTCAGTAGTCCGGTGTCAGAGGAAAAAACGTAAAGTAATCAGGCATTTGGAATAGAAGACCGAAATTGCTTGCTATTATATGTATGAAAACAATATAAGATCGATGCAATCCATTGCCGGTCTTTTGTTTAAGGATTGTGCGGATTGCATCGTCTCGAGGGTCCGATAACACGATTCTGATTACTTTACATTTTTTCCTCTGACACCGACCGATGTGGCGGAGGGGGTGGGATTCGAACCCACGGACCCCACTAGGGAGTCAACGGTTTTCGAGACCGCCCCGATCGACCTCTCCGGCACCCCTCCGCACGGCCCCGAATATCCGCTTTTGGGCACCCTCGTGCAAATCCGGTCTTGCCCTGCCGGATGACTCGTTCTATTTTCACAGTGCTTTGACCCGATGCCGGAACCTCACCCTGCATCGCGGGTTGTTGATGGCAGGTACGTCAGTGTGACTCAACTCGGCTCTGCGGGAGGAACGATGCACCGCATGATACTGGTCGCCTCCGTGATCCTCGCCGCGGCCTGCGCCTGCCTCAGCGCCGGCGACGGAAGCGGGCCCGCTCCGAACTTCGCTTCGACACTCCTTGTGGACACCGGCTATACGCCCTATTCCGGCATCTCCTGGAACAGGGGCGAGTATCCCGTATTCGTCCTGCACTGGACCCCGTCCGAAGAGGCCGATCACTACGAAGTCCGCGTCTCGACGGCCCGTATCGACGAATCGAACTGGGACGTCGCCGTGCCGGTCGATACCGTGGCGGGCGGCCAGGATACCTGCTGGGTCTCCCTCGATCCCGTGGTGTTCGAGAACACCTGCATCGGCTGCGGCCTCTGCGTCGATGCCTGCCCCCAGAACGCAATGACCCTCGTCGGCGGCCGCGCGGTGATAAACCCCGATTCGTGCACGTCCTGCGGCCAGTGCGTGCTGGTCTGCCCCGTGAACGCGATCACCGACACGAAGTACGACACCTGGTACTACTTCGCGATCCGCGCCTACTCGGCGTCGGGCGCCCCGTCCGCCGATGTCGTCTGCACTGCCGACGCCTACAGGATAAGGTACTTCGACGACATCTCGCGATGCCAGCACTGCAACAACGAAGGAACCTCCACCTGCTATGCCGTCATCAACACTCCGCCCTGCCCCGTTGATGCGATCTACTGGGACGAGGACTTCTACATCTACATCGACACCACGAAGTGCATCAGCTGCGGCATCTGCTTCGAGCACTGCAGGACCGACGGCCTGTACTCCATAAGCAACTACGTGGAGTCATCCGCACCGTAGACGATGCATCCGGGATGCGGTTCCGCGGCATCCGGTCCCCGTGATCGACCGCACCGGACCGCCCGGAATGGGAAGGAACTGAAGGGAGAGATGCTTGTGAGGTTCATCCCGATTACCGCTCTCGTCCTTGCCGCTGCAGCCTCCGGAGCAGGCATGGCCTTCTCGACCGATTCGGGCAAGCCGGTCGTCTCCTGGGATGCGGTCGACACTTCATGGGATCATCTCGAGATCAGGGTCTCCGCAACACCCTTCGACGAAGCGGCTCCCGCGAAGGGCTCCGTAGTCTCCCTGATCGCCGCCGACAGCATCTCCGGCGCGTTCCCGCTCGAGGCCGAACTCGCGGGCAGCTTCGCCGTCGAACCGGAGATCTGCATCGGCTGCGGCCTCTGCGTGTCGGCATGCCCCGTCTCCGCAATCACGCTGGTCGACGGCAAGGCCCTCATCGACCCTGCGGCCTGCATAGCCTGCGGGCTCTGCGCCTCCTCATGCCCGGTCTCGGCCATCCTCGCCCCGTCGGCATCCGCGCATTTCGCCCTGCTCGGAGTCGACGCCGAGGGGGCCGCTACCCTGCTGGGGTCGATCTAGGTGCCGCTGCGCAAGTTTCTGCTGCCTGTGCTACTGCTGGCGATGGCGGCGCTCGCCCTCGCCGGGACGAAGTACAGGATAGACCGTACGCGCTGCACGGGATGCGGCGACTGCGACAGGATCTGCCCCGTCGATGCCGTAGAGATCGTGGACGGCTACTCGACCATCGATCCCGATGCCTGCATAGGCTGCGGCATGTGCCTGGGGGTGTGCAGCCATGACGCGGTACGCTAGCCTCGCGGGCCTGCTTGTGCTGCTTCTCGCCGCTGCCTGCAGCGGTCCCTCGGACACGACGCAGCTCGTCGTAGACCCCGATCTCTGCATCGGCTGCGGCGAATGCGAGGAAGTGTGTCCCTACGGCGCCGTGGAGGTCGTCGACGGCCAGGCCGTGATCGACCCCGTCCTCTGCCACTTCTGCCTGAGGTGCGTCGAGGAGTGTCCGAAGGGGGCGATCTACTGATGAAGAGGCTCTCTCTGATCCTGCTCGTGCTCTCCGCCGCCGCCTGGTCGGCCGCGCTGGAGCAGTTCGTATCCCTGTCGGTCGAATCCGACAGCCTCGGGTTCTCCCCCGGCCGCAGGCAGGCCCTGTGGAACGGCATGATCTCCGAGGGCTCCTGGGGCGTCAGGGTCACCGACAGGTATCTCGATGCCGACAGCGGTGGACTCGTCCCCCGGCGCTTCCTTGGCAGGAACGACCTGCTGGTGGATGGTGACGCCAGGTTCGGCGCCCTCACCGTCAGCCCCGGCTTCAGATGGAACACCGCCGCGGGCGACGGCCTCGACTTCATCCTGCCCGACCAGCAGGGCACGGTGCTCGACCGTTCCTACACGAGGCCCGAGCTCGGTCTCGGAGTCTCACTCCCCCACGGGTTCGGCGCGTTCGTCGAGGGCAGCCTCGTCGAGCGCAGCCTCGAGTACCCCGACGGCTCCTCCCTCGGCTGGTCCGGCCAGGGCGCCGAGGGCTACGTCGAGTGGGACGCCCCGGGCCTCTTCTGGGCCAGGGCTGGAGGCTCCTTCCGCAAGCACTCGAGCGACGACATCGGCTTCGATACAGACTGGTCCGGGGTCGGCGCCGCCGTTGGCATCCGGACCACCGTGCTGCCCGCAAGGGTCCAGCTCGTCGGCCAGGCCGAGTACGGTACCCTTTCTGGGGAGGACTACCTGGGGGGCGACCTGGGCGAGAGGGCTTCGCTCCGGTTGCGCGCCGTCAGGTCCTTCACCCCCGGGATGGCGCTGGACATGACCGTGTTCTCGTCTCTCGACCATCGCGACGGGGCCTGGTACAGGGCGGCCTCCTCGGGTGCCGCCCGGCTCGTCCTCACGCGCGGGAGGCCCGGGGAGATACCCAGCCAGCTCGTGCTGGGGGGCCAGGTGACTTCCTCGTCGTTCACGACCGCACGCTTCGAGGCCTCGGGCAGGCTCCACCTGGTCGAGGGGCTGTCCACCCTGCTCTCTGCCACGGCCCGCAGGATCCCGACAACCGTCGCGGGCGCAGGGCCCGAACGCGACTGGGTGACCCTGGGCGCCGGGCTCGAATACAGGTTTTCCACCCTCGCGGTCGTCTGGGCGAAGGTGCAGCAGGAACGGACGATACTGGTCGACACCGAGGACTGGACGAGGCTGGACGCCGGGATCCAGTTCTGGCCGCCTTCCATCAGTATCTGAATTCACTCTCCAGGGGCCCCGGCGCCGGCCGGGGTCCCCAGGAAGCCGCCGATGACACTAGACCCACTGATCCGCGGAGCCGCCCTCGGCCTCGCCACCGGTACCGCCTGTCTGGCCTCCTGCGGCCCTGTCTACGGCGCATACCTCCTGTCCGAGAAGAGATCGGGCCCGGAGTCGCTGCGCGTGCTCCTCGAGCTCAACCTGGGCAGGTTCCTGGCCTATGCCGCCTTCGGAGCCCTTTTCGGCCTGCTGGGAGGGTCGCTCCCCGTCTCGATAAGAGGACCCCTGGCGGCGGCAGGGTACATCCTCTTCTCCATCTATCTCCTGCTCTCCGTCGTCCGCGCAAGGAAGTCGTGCGGCGGGTGCTCCACTTCCAGGCTCACCCGCATCACCCGGAGCCCGCTCCTGCTGGGCGTGCTCACCGGCCTCTCGGTATGCCCCTCCTTCCTGATCGCGGTCACGGGCGCCTTCGAATCCAGCGGCCCCGTCAGCGGTGCCATGCTTTTCACCGGCTTCTTCGCCGGCACGACCGTCTACATGCTTCCATTCGCCGTGCTCGGCCTGTTCACCAGGAAGGCCTGGTTCACCACGGTCGCGAGGGTTCTGGCAGTCGTCGTATCGGTCTACTTCCTGGCCGTCGGTGTACGCATGGCCCTTGCTCTGATCGGTCCCGGCGGATCGCAGACCTCCGGCACCGCGGGCCTTCCCTCCGACGGGGGAGGACCGGCATACGCGGCGCTCGAGGAGGATACGCTCTATTTCGTGGGCATCACGGGCGACCCGGCCGATCACG
This DNA window, taken from Candidatus Fermentibacter sp., encodes the following:
- a CDS encoding sulfite exporter TauE/SafE family protein, whose amino-acid sequence is MTLDPLIRGAALGLATGTACLASCGPVYGAYLLSEKRSGPESLRVLLELNLGRFLAYAAFGALFGLLGGSLPVSIRGPLAAAGYILFSIYLLLSVVRARKSCGGCSTSRLTRITRSPLLLGVLTGLSVCPSFLIAVTGAFESSGPVSGAMLFTGFFAGTTVYMLPFAVLGLFTRKAWFTTVARVLAVVVSVYFLAVGVRMALALIGPGGSQTSGTAGLPSDGGGPAYAALEEDTLYFVGITGDPADHAQDLAVFFGSQGGPGTVFVAVDPADPTSFAGRIPELSPVIVPWWVDPRSGIALEPWQAEFAWVVEARRYRAFAVEYEPWCEDRAGTIRSFLDRYSFSVAPDSGFTFLMQNTLECPPDSCATCPLGAFE
- a CDS encoding 4Fe-4S binding protein, giving the protein MTRYASLAGLLVLLLAAACSGPSDTTQLVVDPDLCIGCGECEEVCPYGAVEVVDGQAVIDPVLCHFCLRCVEECPKGAIY
- a CDS encoding 4Fe-4S binding protein — protein: MPLRKFLLPVLLLAMAALALAGTKYRIDRTRCTGCGDCDRICPVDAVEIVDGYSTIDPDACIGCGMCLGVCSHDAVR
- a CDS encoding 4Fe-4S binding protein, whose protein sequence is MHRMILVASVILAAACACLSAGDGSGPAPNFASTLLVDTGYTPYSGISWNRGEYPVFVLHWTPSEEADHYEVRVSTARIDESNWDVAVPVDTVAGGQDTCWVSLDPVVFENTCIGCGLCVDACPQNAMTLVGGRAVINPDSCTSCGQCVLVCPVNAITDTKYDTWYYFAIRAYSASGAPSADVVCTADAYRIRYFDDISRCQHCNNEGTSTCYAVINTPPCPVDAIYWDEDFYIYIDTTKCISCGICFEHCRTDGLYSISNYVESSAP
- a CDS encoding 4Fe-4S binding protein codes for the protein MLVRFIPITALVLAAAASGAGMAFSTDSGKPVVSWDAVDTSWDHLEIRVSATPFDEAAPAKGSVVSLIAADSISGAFPLEAELAGSFAVEPEICIGCGLCVSACPVSAITLVDGKALIDPAACIACGLCASSCPVSAILAPSASAHFALLGVDAEGAATLLGSI